From a region of the Panicum virgatum strain AP13 chromosome 2K, P.virgatum_v5, whole genome shotgun sequence genome:
- the LOC120695059 gene encoding uncharacterized protein LOC120695059 has product MAASSFTNRNSIIIPLVGLLCVLFAASDVASEPPSVVPSGCKFAAAAGGGTFTEHFCLSALTGHSVGAADYGDLALFAVELATANATATEAKIDALLAGGGGGALADGLRACRSLYDAVVHVYQPECHAAVEKRRFVDGKLCLRRTARAPVECERGFEQRGVPSPVAAEDDDLAKLANLAIALSAITR; this is encoded by the coding sequence ATGGCCGCCTCTTCATTCACCAACCGTAATAGCATTATAATTCCGCTCGTCGGACTCCTCTGCGTCCTCTTCGCCGCCTCGGATGTCGCCAGCGAGCCCCCCAGCGTGGTGCCCTCGGGGTGcaagttcgccgccgccgccggcggtggcacCTTCACCGAGCACTTCTGCTTGTCGGCCCTGACCGGCCACAGCGTCGGCGCCGCGGACTACGGCGACCTCGCGCTCTTCGCGGTCGAGCTCGCCACGGCCAacgccaccgccaccgaggcGAAGATCGACGCCCtgctcgcaggcggcggcggcggcgccctggcgGACGGCCTGAGGGCGTGCCGGTCGCTGTACGACGCCGTGGTGCACGTGTACCAGCCGGAGTgccacgccgccgtggagaaACGGAGGTTCGTCgacgggaagctgtgcctccgCAGGACGGCGCGGGCGCCCGTGGAGTGCGAGCGGGGGTTCGAGCAGCGGGGCGTCCCGTCGCCGGTGGCCGCGGAGGACGACGACCTCGCCAAGCTCGCCAACCTCGCCATCGCGCTGAGCGCGATCACGCGCTGA